The Polaribacter sp. KT25b genome contains the following window.
AATATTTTAAATGATAAGAGTAATTTAAACTTTGTTTTTGGAACTATACAAAGTGTGCAAAATTTTGATTCTAAATTCTTTCAAATTTTAGATAATGAAAGCATATATACTCCAACTCCAACAATTGTAGGAAACACAGATCCACAAACAACAAATGATACAGAATATACTTTTTCTGATATTTATACAGGATTAAGATATCGTTTAAAATCTGGTATTTTTACTTTTACACCGGGTGTAACTTTACATGCTTATAATGTAAAAAATACACAATATCAAACAGAAATTGTTGAAGATAAATTTCAAAAAATATTTCCAGAACTTTCTATAATTGCACAATTTAAGCAAAGCGAATCTTTAAGATTTTCTTATAAACAAGAAGTTAACTTTACAGATGTTAATCAACTAGCAAGAGGTATTGTAGCAAATAGTTATGGTTCTTATTATTATGGTAATCAAGATTTAATGAATGCTCATATACATAATGTGAATTTAAATTATTCTAGTTTTAATCTATTCAATTACACAAATGTATTTGCAAGAATTAACTATAAGAAAACAATAGATCAAATTAATTCGAATGTAATTTTTGAACCAGGTTCTGTTGTGTCTAGTAGTACATCATTAAATTCACCTTTTGATAACGAAAGTCTTACTGCATCAGGTAGATTAGGTAAAACATTTGGTAAATTTAAAACATCTTTAGGAGCTAATTATAATTTAAGTAAAACATACCAATTTATAAACTCCTTAGAAAATACAAACGAATTATTTTCTCAAAGTTATACAGCAAGTCTTAGTACTAATTTTACAAAGGCGCCAAATGTTAGTTTAGGGTATAGTTTAAGTTTGTCAGATCAAAATAATAGTTCAAGACCAGCAACTGTAAAAGGAGTTACAAATGCACCTTCTATTGGTTTTGATGCTTATATTTGGAACTCTTTAACAGTGCGTTCAGATTTTTCTTACAATGAAGTAAAACAAGATGGAGTAGTAGCAAATTCTTTTAAAATTTGGGATGCAACTTTAGCTTATAGAAAAGATAAAGACGCAAAATGGGAGTATGAACTAGTTGGTAGTAACCTTTTAGCAACTGGTTCTCGATCAACTGTTAGTACTAGTAACATTGCTTTTACTGTTAATGAAACTTTTATTTTACCTAGATTTGTAAGTTTAAGAGTTCGTTATCAATTGTAATTTTAGTATCACATATAATTAAATGGCTCTTTTTAGAGCCATTTTTTATTTTGTTTACTTATTTTTACAACATGAGTTTATTAGCTACAAAATCTCCATTTATTGCAACTTTTAAAAGTTTAGGTGCGCTTTACTTATTTATCTATTTTGGCTTATTTTTAGATAGCTTTTACATGGTAAAAATAACTGATGATGCTCAGTTTTATGCAATTATTAGTATGTTTATTGGTTTTACTATCGTTTTTTTTAAGGTAAACAAACGTGTAAAAGAACAAATGTTAACAGCTGTAATTCTTGCAGTTATTGGTGAATATTTTTTTTCAATATTATTAGGAATGTACACATATAGGTTAGAAAATGTACCACATTATGTGCCTCCAGGTCATGCTTTAGTCTATGCTGCTGTTTTGTGTTTTTCTAAAGCAAAATCTATTATATTACACAAAGTAAAATTAGAAAAAGTTTTTACCGTTTTTATAATTATATATGCTACTTTTTTTTTAATATTTAAAAATGATGTGTTTGGTTTTGTTATGACAGTTGCCACGCTTCTAATTCTTAGAACCAAACCTAGAGAACGTCTTTTTTATTTAACAATGTATATTTCTGTTGCATATTTAGAAATTATAGGAACCAATTTTTTATGCTGGAAATGGCCAAGTACAGCTTGGGGTATATTCGATTTTTTACCAAGTTATAATCCGCCAAGCGGTATTAGTTTTTTTTATTTCTTATTAGATTTAGGTTGTTTGTGGTTGTACAAAAAGCGTCATAAAATAGCTTGGTCAAGAATGAAAAATATCAGGAAAATTCGTTTAGAAACCAATACTTCTCTAAACTAAAAAAGTAATAACTTCGTTATAAAATTAAACCTAACTACATTTAAAAAATGTCAATAAAAGTAATAGCTGTTTCTAAGATTTATAAAATTCAAAAAGCATTAAATGAGGTTTCTTTTTCTGCGGATAAAGGTAGTATTATTGGTTTTTTAGGACCAAATGGAGCAGGGAAATCAACCATGATGAAAATCTTAACGGGTTTTATAAAACCTAGTTCTGGTGAAGTTTTTATTGATGATATAGATGTTTTAAAAAAACCGTTAGAAGCACAAAAAGTAATTGGGTATTTACCAGAACATAATCCGTTATATACAGATATGTATGTGCGAGAATATTTACAGTTTCAAGCATCAATATTTAAAATTTCGTCTGCGATAGATTTGACTGAAAAAGAGCAGATAGAAACTTGTATAGAAAAAGTAGGTTTAACCTCTGAAGCTCATAAAAAAATTAATCAATTATCTAAAGGATATCAGCAAAGAGTAGGTTTGGCAGCAACTATTTTACATAATCCAAAAGTGTTAATTTTAGATGAACCAACAACGGGTTTAGATCCTAATCAATTAGTTGAAATTAGAGAGTTAATAAAAGAGTTAGGAAAAGAGAAAACAGTGCTTTTTTCTACACATATTATGCAAGAAGTAGAAGCGGTTTGCGATAGAGTTATCATTATTAAAAAAGGTGAAGTTTTGATTGATAAAAAATTATCTGAACTAAAAGATGATAATAAACAAATTATAGAAGTTACGTTTGATTATAAAATTGAAGAGCAGTTTATAAAGAGATTGCCAAATGTAGTTTCTTTTAAAAATAATTATGATAATACTTGGTATATCACTTTTGAAAGTGATGAAGATATGCGACCTAAAATATTTGATTTTGCACAAGAAAACGGTTTAAAAATATTGAGTTTAAATACTCAAAATAAAAATCTAGAAACGCTTTTTAGAGAAGTTACAGTTTAGGTTTTTATTATTTTTAAATAATTGAAAATAAATAATATAGTAAGAGTAATACTGTAATTTTTACCTTTTATAAATTATTTAGTCAAATGTTCGTAAGCTTCTAACAAAGTTGGAAATACCAAAATACTTCCTGCATCTTTTAATTCTTTATCAGAATATTGTGTTGTAATACCGATAGGAATCATGCCTGCTAATTTTGCGGCTTTTGTACCAGTTAAGCTGTCTTCAAAAATCCAAATATTTTTAAAATCATCATTTTTAAAACCTAAAGCTTTTGCTAAAGTAATGTAGGCTTCTGGAGAAGGTTTTGGTTTTTCGTAATCTTCTACTCCAAAAACTGTTGTAAAGTTTAAGTTTAAATGCTGAATACTATTTTTTAAAAATTGTCTAGTTGCGTTACTTGCAATTCCGTAAGGTATTTTTTCTTCGGATAAAAAAGAAGTAAACTCTATAACTCCAGGTAATAATTTAGGAACTTTAAAACGAGTTTCTATGTGTTTATCCTTTAAAAAATAGAGTTCTTCTGTTTGTGCTTCTTTACCAATAACGCTACAAAAATACTCCGCAATTATCATAGGCGATTTTCCTGCATTAAATTTAGGGAACGGAGCAATTTCTGCATCAAATAATTCTTTAAAAGCAGAAGTCCAAGCCGAATAATGACTTTCAAAACTATCGACTATAACTCCGTCAAAATCGAATAAAAATCCTTTAGGTAAAATCATTAGTTGTTTTTTTCTCGTTGAATAATTCAGTTAAATATGGGTTTAAGAATTTATTAGTTGGGTCTAATTTTCTTCTTAATAATTTAAAATCATCCCATTTTTCATAAACTTTAGAGAGTTCTGCATCTTTAGCTTTAAAACGTTTGGCCCAATGAGGTTTACCTCCGTGTTTTAAAAAGATATTCTCAATACTTTTAAAAGCTTCATACGTATCTGCAGTTGCTGCATTTCTAGAAACACAACCCATTGTAACGGTATCTTTTTTATAAGCATAACTTAACCAAGATTTGTCTTTATGCACAAAACGAACATCCATAGGAATATGAATAAACGATTTGTTGCTCCATTTATTAATTTCTGATTTTAGTTCTTCAAAAACCGTAGGAAAAATATCTAAACCAATAGTCCATTCTGCTAACTCTAAAGTAGAACCTCTAGATTTTGTAACGGTTGCTTGGTATAAAGAACCTTTGTGTTCTTTTGTAGAACTAAAAAAACCTCGGTATAAAAGTTTGTTAGCAATCGCGGTAATCCAAGGGAAAACATGCGAATATTTATACAATATTTTAGAAGCTGTTCTTCTGTGTTTTAAATATTTAGGGCCTAAATCTTCCTTAATTTCTGTATTTGGATCAATTTTATCGCCAGTAATTACATATCCTTTATCTGTATGTGGAATCCATAAAATTCTTAGAAAATCATGCTTTTTTAAACGTTCTTTAATTTTTGGTAACCAAATAGCATCACTTTCTGGGCCTTCTTTTATGTGTAAAGTGTAAATTGGTTCGCATTTAAAAGTAATGGTAGATAAAACTCCTAAAACCCCTAAAGAAACTCTAACGGCATTAATTAAGTCGTCTTTATCAGTTATTTTTTTTAAAGAACCATCAGCTAAAATAATATTACATTCTGTAATATATTCTGATAACAATTTTCCGCTTGTTCCATGAGTTCCTGTTGCTAAAGCGCCACCAATTGTAATCGTATTTATATCTGGTAAACAAGGAATACACCAACCTTTTGCTTCTACAGCTTCTATTAAATCTCCTAAAATAATACCAGATTGAACGGTTATTGTTTGTTCTGTATTATTATAAGATAAAATTTTGTTGTAGTCTTTTATATCTACCAAATTTTCAGTACCAGACGCAATATCTGCAGAGGATTGCTTGTTTCCAAAAATCCTTATTTTTTGTGAATTTTTTACAACTTCTTGTAATTCTTGCTCGGTAGAAATAGTATAAAGAGATTTGTAGTTATAAGTTACGTTCTCGTTCCAACTTACCCAAACTCCGTTGTTGTTTTGTTTCATTTATTTTAAAAAATATTAAACAAAAGTAAT
Protein-coding sequences here:
- the gldA gene encoding gliding motility-associated ABC transporter ATP-binding subunit GldA, with translation MSIKVIAVSKIYKIQKALNEVSFSADKGSIIGFLGPNGAGKSTMMKILTGFIKPSSGEVFIDDIDVLKKPLEAQKVIGYLPEHNPLYTDMYVREYLQFQASIFKISSAIDLTEKEQIETCIEKVGLTSEAHKKINQLSKGYQQRVGLAATILHNPKVLILDEPTTGLDPNQLVEIRELIKELGKEKTVLFSTHIMQEVEAVCDRVIIIKKGEVLIDKKLSELKDDNKQIIEVTFDYKIEEQFIKRLPNVVSFKNNYDNTWYITFESDEDMRPKIFDFAQENGLKILSLNTQNKNLETLFREVTV
- a CDS encoding HAD family phosphatase, whose protein sequence is MILPKGFLFDFDGVIVDSFESHYSAWTSAFKELFDAEIAPFPKFNAGKSPMIIAEYFCSVIGKEAQTEELYFLKDKHIETRFKVPKLLPGVIEFTSFLSEEKIPYGIASNATRQFLKNSIQHLNLNFTTVFGVEDYEKPKPSPEAYITLAKALGFKNDDFKNIWIFEDSLTGTKAAKLAGMIPIGITTQYSDKELKDAGSILVFPTLLEAYEHLTK
- a CDS encoding D-arabinono-1,4-lactone oxidase, which translates into the protein MKQNNNGVWVSWNENVTYNYKSLYTISTEQELQEVVKNSQKIRIFGNKQSSADIASGTENLVDIKDYNKILSYNNTEQTITVQSGIILGDLIEAVEAKGWCIPCLPDINTITIGGALATGTHGTSGKLLSEYITECNIILADGSLKKITDKDDLINAVRVSLGVLGVLSTITFKCEPIYTLHIKEGPESDAIWLPKIKERLKKHDFLRILWIPHTDKGYVITGDKIDPNTEIKEDLGPKYLKHRRTASKILYKYSHVFPWITAIANKLLYRGFFSSTKEHKGSLYQATVTKSRGSTLELAEWTIGLDIFPTVFEELKSEINKWSNKSFIHIPMDVRFVHKDKSWLSYAYKKDTVTMGCVSRNAATADTYEAFKSIENIFLKHGGKPHWAKRFKAKDAELSKVYEKWDDFKLLRRKLDPTNKFLNPYLTELFNEKKTTNDFT